In Trichoderma atroviride chromosome 2, complete sequence, one DNA window encodes the following:
- a CDS encoding uncharacterized protein (EggNog:ENOG41~TransMembrane:7 (o12-30i51-78o90-112i124-154o176-199i211-232o244-269i)), producing MPFVFPIRREPQRAVIAGAVVFSLLPLLAVTGRIYARLRFNNGRLDLSDWLIILACIVAVGYQGLAVACAVVGGMGYHTTEILEMAGEDSIILLLQLVTAVVVFWSLSLGLAKMSILALYTKIFSVRSFILISQACAVFVLLWAMILFIGAFAICTPVQLNWDKFHYVGTCGDVKMLWAVTGGLNIFSDLVIMLLPMPYLYGLSLQMYKKIGLMVTFGIGLAVCIVSAVRLAEIVKIDMNDFPFFGGVALMFSALEPCLLVTASCIPLLRPLVSRNKSRADNSGYAAGNASGNTGAHSASRKGGFSELQDDDRSTRQLRSEFGGKASAAADGSSFDSDGQDHHHTDLELKTITVTRDWRVEESAV from the exons ATGCCGTTTGTTTTCCCCATCCGAAGGGAACCCCAACGGGCAGTCATCGCTGGTGCAGTGGTTTTCTCACTGCTGCCGTTGCTTGCCGTTACTGGGCGGATATACGCGCGGTTGAGGTTCAACAATGGTCGTCTTGATCTGAGTGACTGGCTCATCATTTTGGCATGC ATCGTCGCGGTCGGGTACCAAGGACTTGCAGTCGCCTGCGCGGTGGTTGGGGGGATGGGATACCACACGACTGAGATCCTCGAGATGGCAGGCGAAGATTCGATAATCcttctgcttcagcttgtaaccgccgtcgtcgtcttctggTCGCTCAGTCTCGGGCTGGCGAAAATGTCCATTCTCGCACTATACACCAAGATCTTCTCCGTCAGGagcttcatcctcatcagccAAGCCTGTGCCGTATTCGTCCTGCTCTGGGCCATGATCCTCTTCATCGGTGCCTTTGCCATCTGTACGCCGGTTCAGCTAAACTGGGACAAATTCCATTACGTGGGAACCTGTGGCGACGTCAAGATGCTGTGGGCCGTCACCGGAGGGCTCAACATCTTCTCCGATCTGGTCATCATGCTCCTCCCCATGCCGTATCTTTACGGCCTCTCGCTACAGATGTACAAAAAGATTGGTTTGATGGTGACCTTTGGCATCGGGCTTGC AGTCTGCATTGTCAGCGCCGTCCGACTCGCCGAAATTGTCAAAATCGACATGAACGACTTCCCATTCTTCGGCGGTGTCGCACTCATGTTCAGTGCACTGGAGCCCTGTCTGCTGGTGACTGCATCATGCATCCCGCTCCTCCGCCCGTTGGTATCTCGAAACAAGTCACGAGCCGACAACAGCGGCTACGCCGCAGGCAATGCCAGTGGCAACACCGGAGCTCACTCCGCTTCTCGAAAGGGGGGCTTCTCGGAACTCCAAGACGACGACCGCTCGACGAGACAACTCCGCTCCGAATTTGGTGGCAAGGCATCTGCTGCGGCAGACGGCAGTTCCTTTGATTCCGACGGACAGGACCACCACCACACCGACCTGGAGTTGAAAACCATTACCGTCACAAGGGACTGGAGGGTTGAGGAATCCGCTGTTTAA
- a CDS encoding uncharacterized protein (EggNog:ENOG41), whose amino-acid sequence MTQSSCLCGANVITYSGEPELKFRCHCADEPKLTGAAPFSLNFIMSTDTLKVVKGKLKTWGFVVESGNFMSNHCCGECGSLLYRTSTGFPGKMAIKIGCVDDGDLVKSFVPEVEIFTRNRASWVPAIKGAVQNWSDFGTGEDPEALQGRN is encoded by the coding sequence ATGACACAATCTTCCTGCCTCTGTGGCGCCAACGTCATCACCTACTCAGGCGAGCCCGAACTCAAGTTCCGATGCCACTGCGCGGACGAGCCCAAGCTCACAGGCGCCGCTCCATTCTCGCTCAACTTCATCATGTCCACCGACACGTTAAAGGTTGTCAAGGGGAAACTCAAAACCTGGGGATTCGTCGTAGAAAGCGGCAATTTCATGTCCAACCACTGCTGTGGAGAATGCGGGAGCCTGTTGTACAGGACTTCGACCGGGTTCCCGGGAAAGATGGCGATCAAGATTGGCTGTGTTGACGATGGTGACTTGGTAAAGTCGTTTGTGCCGGAGGTGGAGATTTTTACTAGGAATAGAGCTTCTTGGGTGCCTGCTATTAAGGGGGCGGTTCAAAATTGGTCCGACTTTGGGACAGGGGAAGACCCAGAGGCGTTGCAAGGAAGGAACTGA
- a CDS encoding uncharacterized protein (EggNog:ENOG41) — translation MSTDEPPIPDDFVLPPDTCIIQGKGEFVAAGVTSLVELLPNGDIIKTPWDDPTRGDCVQDIITEAKIYQILGQHPRLVKLRSWDSMQHTITMEYMPNGTLQQYIENHYKDISRPLQLQWAQQAAEGLQLLHATNIIHCDIGPHNFLLDELLDLKISDFSGSSVNGSCASVCPRSRYRAPDPEWHPGKPPSFSEDLFALGSVLYFIFTGNPPFQKLEEDQVERNYEAGVFPDLSEVLCSDIITLCWQQSAGSAHQIYEMISRLCVSENI, via the coding sequence ATGTCAACCGATGAGCCGCCCATTCCTGACGATTTCGTTCTGCCTCCCGATACCTGCATCATCCAAGGTAAAGGCGAATTCGTGGCTGCTGGCGTGACCTCACTCGTGGAGCTCTTGCCGAACGGCGATATTATTAAGACACCATGGGATGATCCCACCAGAGGGGATTGTGTGCAAGACATTATCACTGAGGCAAAAATCTATCAAATATTAGGGCAACACCCGCGCCTGGTAAAGCTTCGAAGTTGGGATTCTATGCAACATACAATAACAATGGAGTACATGCCAAATGGCACACTGCAACAGTACATTGAAAACCATTATAAAGATATTTCACGACCACTGCAGCTCCAGTGGGCTCAACAGGCGGCTGAAGgcctgcagctcctccatgCAACCAACATTATTCATTGCGACATTGGTCCACATAACTTTCTGTTAGACGAATTACTTGATTTAAAGATTTCTGACTTCAGCGGTTCGTCGGTCAACGGTTCCTGCGCCTCGGTCTGCCCCAGATCCCGCTATCGAGCTCCCGATCCGGAGTGGCACCCAGGCAAGCCGCCAAGCTTCAGCGAAGATTTATTTGCTCTTGGCTCTGTACTTTACTTTATATTCACCGGCAATCCCCCATTCCAAAAGCTAGAGGAGGATCAAGTTGAAAGAAATTACGAAGCTGGAGTTTTCCCTGATTTATCAGAGGTGCTGTGCTCTGATATCATCACGCTGTGCTGGCAGCAGAGCGCTGGTTCTGCTCACCAGATATATGAGATGATTAGCCGACTTTGTGTCTCGGAAAATATATAG
- a CDS encoding uncharacterized protein (EggNog:ENOG41): MTMAKHLLLTLPFPKPEPFLQRLQAVFPDWKITYLHHAVKPTEAFYKQDMHIPPEILREVTALMTMGVVPDPADAPNLRYIHFNVAGTDHVAHKPAFKDPNITITTSTGGPSIAVAEWVLGSILGLSRRLFQFKELQNAKSWGSPVPVPPPFALDGKKIGIVGYGSIGRHVARLAKAFSMEVIVYNSRPRPTAEDRKDRNWCEAGAGDPDGSIPSAYFHGQSKEELHSFLSQDLDIVVLSLPLTASTKHLIGEEELRLINAKNPTILVNVARGQVIDQNALIASLKKGAANGGLLAAALDVTDPEPLPEDSELWGLPNVFISPHISSVTQQTMARAYKIWLENLVRIEKGGEPFNIVQKAKM, encoded by the exons ATGACCATGGCGAAACACTTGTTATTgactcttccttttcccaaGCCGGAGCCCTTCCTGCAGCGGCTCCAGGCTGTCTTTCCAGACTGGAAAATCACGTATTTGCATCATGCCGTCAAGCCCACCGAGGCTTTTTACAAGCAGGATATGCACATCCCGCCTG AAATCTTGCGTGAGGTTACTGCGTTGATGACCATGGGAGTCGTGCCTGATCCCGCGGACGCTCCTAATCTTCGATACATTCACTTCAATGTCGCGGGGACAGACCATGTGGCTCATAAGCCGGCATTTAAGGATCCAAACATCACAATCACGACTTCTACTGGTGGGCCCAGCATTGCTGTTGCAGAGTGGGTTCTCGGCTCTATTCTGGGACTGAGCCGTCGACTGTTTCAGTTCAAGGAGTTGCAGAATGCGAAGAGTTGGGGTAGTCCTGTGCCGGTTCCGCCCCCATTTGCTCTGGATGGGAAAAAGATTGGCATTGTTGGCTATGGATCTATTGGACGACATG TGGCTCGTTTGGCAAAAGCTTTCAGCATGGAGGTCATCGTCTACAACTCTCGTCCACGACCAACTGCGGAAGACCGCAAGGATCGAAACTGGTGCGAGGCTGGCGCCGGTGATCCAGATGGCTCGATTCCAAGCGCTTACTTCCACGGGCAgtccaaggaggagctgcatAGCTTTCTCTCCCAAGACCTGGACATTGTGGTTCTCTCGCTTCCGCTGACGGCGTCTACGAAACACTTGattggtgaagaagagctcagaTTAATCAATGCTAAGAATCCGACTATTCTTGTGAATGTCGCCCGCGGCCAGGTCATCGATCAGAATGCGCTCATTGCGTCGCTGAAAAAGGGCGCTGCCAATGGCGGGCTTCTGGCTGCGGCTCTTGATGTCACTGATCCAGAGCCCCTGCCTGAGGATAGTGAGTTATGGGGACTGCCTAATGTTTTTATATCGCCGCATATCAGCTCTGTTACGCAGCAGACCATGGCGCGGGCGTATAAGATTTGGTTGGAGAACTTGGTTCGGATAGAGAAGGGCGGGGAGCCGTTCAACATTGTTCAAAAGGCGAAGATGTGA
- a CDS encoding uncharacterized protein (EggNog:ENOG41~TransMembrane:1 (o30-48i)) encodes MAYPAELYDSDLNIAHPVFSLLPGLFFRRHLALLFTVILLQLAISVIIKNGLFRSSNIDTRIALLARERPMAKTNPTSLDGRSQKLSKPAWKPKEQPGPSLRPASPPKHNPWRQRQASIVSDQEKPAKPLELKAEEFPVLNTPEKEDKEEEEEKENKGDQQEKQEKQEKQEQTADTTCSEQPNPLEPCDASSKASSTTNETQSEDARSPLSRLSTPTRLILEEAADQAAQILWRHPIGSNVYVYAERSIFQLHRDILTRHSGWFREKLPPPNEDGSPVEMHLPHAVGAVQPCLYFIYTKNIDICERDPVQPLNFLHVPRCVLAYCAAVNFQIPSMAVRILAILEATARHLTSYLSVHYIYNDMDFKTSKSVMVYFVNSVDILYSEPLFELMKPIRHALAGILDALLPYMLRQPSFPEIMNLPSWKRWSAAIAADQIEYRTALGRFRSPEESILPSEAELEALFDRVLGQYHRDQEDRESMGSSCDGDFNKGESGDVEDDAPSLRNQSPKKKKNKAKIPEFIQEEPALECQSPSIAGSTDSETSTWNSLGTDDFKARRRGNSASSSLATHDFAYAKSNSSAGERSYRRNKERRPRS; translated from the exons ATGGCGTACCCTGCAGAGCTGTATGACAGCGATTTAAATATAGCACACCCCGTGTTCTCGTTGTTGCCAGGCCTCTTTTTCCGCCGCCACCTGGCACTCCTCTTTACTGTCatcctgctccagctggccaTCTCCGTCATCATAAAAAATGGCCTTTTCCGAAG TTCCAACATTGACACCCGAATCGCGCTTCTCGCAAGGGAGAGACCAATGGCGAAAACGAATCCAACCTCGCTCGATGGTCGGAGTCAAAAGCTGTCGAAGCCGGCATGGAAGCCCAAAGAGCAGCCTGGGCCAAGTCTGAGGCCAGCCTCTCCCCCAAAGCACAATCCATGGCGCCAACGCCAGGCGTCAATTGTGTCCGACCAGGAAAAGCCTGCGAAGCCTCTAGAACTAAAGGCTGAGGAGTTTCCAGTGCTAAATACTCCCGAGAAGGaggacaaggaggaggaagaggagaaggagaacaAGGGGGACCAGCAAGAAAAGCAGGAAAAGCAGGAAAAGCAGGAACAGACTGCCGACACCACTTGTAGCGAACAGCCGAATCCGCTTGAGCCTTGCGACGCATCATCCAAAGCAAGTTCCACCACCAATGAGACACAGTCTGAGGACGCCAGGTCACCTCTATCTCGGCTAAGCACACCGACGAGGTTAATCCTGGAAGAAGCCGCAGATCAAGCAGCCCAGAT CCTTTGGAGGCATCCAATCGGGTCAAACGTCTATGTGTATGCGGAGAGAAGCATATTCCAGCTACATCGAGATATTCTCACACGGCATTCGGGATGGTTTCGCGAAAAACTCCCCCCACCAAACGAG GATGGGTCCCCAGTCGAGATGCATTTGCCTCATGCCGTCGGAGCAGTGCAGCCCTGCCTTTACTTCATATACACCAAGA ATATCGACATCTGCGAGAGAGACCCAGTACAGCCGCTCAACTTTCTACATGTTCCGAGATGTGTTCTGGCCTACTGCGCCGCCGTAAACTTTCAGATCCCTAGCATGGCAGTGCGCATTTTGGCCATCCTTGAAGCAACGGCAAGGCATCTTACGAGCTATCTAAGTGTCCACTACATCTACAACGATATGGATTTCAAAACCAGCAAATCTGTCATGGTTTACTTTGTCAACTCGGTCGATATTCTGTATTCGGAGCCATTATTCGAGCTCATGAAGCCCATCCGACATGCTCTTGCTGGTATCCTGGATGCGTTACTGCCTTATATGCTCCGACAGCCGTCATTTCCCGAGATAATGAATCTGCCTTCGTGGAAAAGATGGTCAGCTGCCATTGCGGCCGACCAGATCGAGTATCGGACGGCACTTGGCCGTTTTCGATCGCCAGAGGAATCTATTTTGCCGAGCGAGGCTGAGCTAGAGGCTCTATTCGACCGCGTACTGGGGCAGTATCACCGAGATCAGGAAGACAGAGAGAGCATGGGGAGTTCCTGTGATGGAGATTTTAATAAAGGAGAGTCTGGAGATGTCGAAGACGATGCGCCAAGTTTAAGAAATCAAAgtccaaagaagaagaagaacaaggccaaAATACCAGAATTTATTCAGGAAGAACCAGCGTTGGAGTGCCAGTCGCCAAGTATTGCCGGCAGCACAGACAGCGAGACAAGCACATGGAACTCACTCGGGACCGACGACTTCAAGGCAAGACGAAGAGGCAATTCAGCTAGCAGCTCTCTTGCTACTCATGACTTTGCATACGCCAAGAGCAATTCTAGCGCTGGAGAAAGGTCATATAGGAGGAATAAGGAGCGGAGGCCTCGCAGCTAG